A genomic window from Salvia miltiorrhiza cultivar Shanhuang (shh) chromosome 5, IMPLAD_Smil_shh, whole genome shotgun sequence includes:
- the LOC130986884 gene encoding probable U3 small nucleolar RNA-associated protein 11: protein MRFSPPWTEAIEIRAQASEHRENHSFEDFPKDIKRKIIASYRELEARRSRVKELEKIYMDMAMQKELQKKGRKRKLLEDEIVYPTAGPVFKWTGNKTPRERERERE from the coding sequence GACTGAAGCAATAGAAATTCGAGCTCAGGCTTCTGAACACAGAGAAAACCACTCTTTTGAAGACTTTCCCAAAGATATTAAAAGGAAGATAATTGCTTCATACCGTGAGCTAGAGGCTAGAAGAAGCCGAGTTAAAGAGCTAGAGAAGATATACATGGATATGGCAATGCAGAAAGAACTGCAGAAAAAGGGTCGAAAACGAAAGCTTCTTGAAGATGAAATTGTTTATCCAACGGCAGGACCTGTATTCAAATGGACAGGAAATAAAACgccgagggagagagagagggagagggagtgA